In Siniperca chuatsi isolate FFG_IHB_CAS linkage group LG20, ASM2008510v1, whole genome shotgun sequence, the following proteins share a genomic window:
- the LOC122868093 gene encoding gap junction delta-3 protein-like, with translation MGEWSFLSGLFDNLQAHSPMLGRFWLLLMLVFRILIMGTVASDLFDDEQEEFACNTLQPGCKQVCYDMAFPISQYRFWVFHIVLIATPSLLFLIYAMHHHNKRNSRSKFSQICSQDYREDIRLRRLYIINVAFRIVAEVGFLVGQWLLYGFKVEAQFLCSRFPCPHTVDCFTSRPAEKTVFLCFYFIVGVIAAISSCAELLYGSSKWFCSRQPFTPERSCVCENLHNLKQEEVMAEEKPRGRTVSESAASSVRLKGGSLRSNASRKVSRVCHKHRGGKYVSSRTLMV, from the coding sequence ATGGGTGAATGGAGCTTCCTTAGTGGACTCTTTGATAACCTCCAAGCCCACTCGCCGATGCTTGGTCGTTTCTGGCTCTTACTCATGCTTGTCTTTAGGATACTGATCATGGGAACTGTAGCCAGTGACCTGTTTGATGATGAGCAAGAGGAGTTTGCCTGCAACACCCTCCAGCCGGGCTGCAAACAGGTGTGCTACGACATGGCCTTCCCTATCTCCCAGTACAGATTCTGGGTGTTTCACATCGTCCTCATCGCCACACCTTCACTGCTTTTCCTCATATATGCCATGCATCACCATAACAAGAGGAACAGCCGCTCCAAATTCAGCCAAATTTGCAGCCAGGACTACAGAGAAGACATCCGTTTAAGGAGGCTTTACATTATCAACGTGGCCTTCCGCATAGTGGCAGAAGTTGGCTTTCTGGTGGGCCAGTGGCTGCTGTACGGCTTCAAGGTGGAGGCCCAGTTCCTCTGCAGCCGCTTTCCTTGCCCCCACACAGTGGACTGCTTCACCTCCCGCCCTGCAGAGAAAACAGTCTTCCTCTGCTTCTACTTCATTGTAGGGGTGATAGCAGCGATTTCCAGCTGTGCCGAGCTGCTCTACGGCTCCTCTAAGTGGTTTTGCTCAAGGCAGCCCTTCACCCCAGAGCGCTCCTGCGTCTGCGAGAACCTCCACAACTTAAAGCAAGAGGAAGTGATGGCAGAGGAGAAACCCAGAGGAAGGACAGTGTCAGAGAGTGCAGCCAGCAGCGTGAGGCTGAAAGGAGGATCGCTGAGGAGCAACGCAAGTAGGAAAGTCTCCAGAGTCTGCCACAAGCACAGGGGCGGCAAATATGTGAGCAGCAGGACTCTCATGGTGTGA
- the lrrc3ca gene encoding leucine-rich repeat-containing protein 3B, protein MSLLADWLLRHSVVMCLLLHSLVLMTFCFHHAATSCSKSCYCSESENGGKTVRCSNLQLTEIPQDIPNDTRRIYLDFNLFTTVPTNAFAGFPHLVELDLSHNELSQLESGAFRGLGSSLQFLDLSSNKLVNFNPDAFEGLRARANLTNNPWHCDCNLQMAMPHVDLEPASLTGIVCQTSDPEEIGVQGLAFLLAPDIDLCVVMKRTTDVAMLVVMFGWFTMVISYLVYYVRANQEDARRHLEYLKSLPRSQGKSEESSTISTVV, encoded by the coding sequence ATGTCCCTACTTGCAGACTGGCTACTGCGCCACTCAGTGGTCATGTGTTTGCTGCTGCACAGCCTGGTGCTAATGACCTTCTGCTTCCACCATGCTGCCACTAGTTGCTCCAAGAGCTGCTACTGCTCTGAGAGCGAGAATGGCGGCAAAACGGTACGCTGCAGCAATCTGCAGCTCACAGAGATCCCCCAGGATATCCCCAATGACACACGACGCATCTACCTGGACTTCAACCTCTTCACTACAGTCCCAACGAATGCTTTTGCAGGTTTTCCCCACCTGGTTGAACTGGATCTATCACACAATGAATTAAGCCAGTTAGAATCAGGGGCATTCAGAGGCCTGGGCTCCTCACTACAGTTCTTAGACCTTTCTTCTAACAAGTTAGTAAACTTTAACCCTGATGCCTTTGAGGGCCTGCGGGCTCGCGCCAACCTAACAAACAATCCATGGCATTGTGACTGCAACTTGCAGATGGCCATGCCCCATGTGGACCTGGAGCCTGCGTCGCTAACGGGCATTGTGTGCCAGACTTCAGATCCTGAGGAAATAGGAGTTCAAGGACTTGCCTTCCTGTTGGCACCAGACATAGACCTATGTGTGGTGATGAAGCGGACTACAGATGTGGCCATGCTGGTCGTCATGTTCGGCTGGTTCACCATGGTCATCTCCTACCTGGTCTACTATGTCCGGGCTAATCAGGAGGACGCCCGCAGACACCTGGAGTATCTCAAGTCGTTGCCTAGGAGCCAGGGCAAGTCAGAGGAGTCTTCCACCATTAGTACTGTAGTATAG
- the top2a gene encoding LOW QUALITY PROTEIN: DNA topoisomerase 2-alpha (The sequence of the model RefSeq protein was modified relative to this genomic sequence to represent the inferred CDS: inserted 1 base in 1 codon), which produces MAEPLKQTYFENKPVEKTKKDPKRLSVERIYQKKTQLEHILLRPDSYIGSVEPVTQQMWVYDEDVGLNCRDVTFVPGLYKIFDEILVNAADNKQRDKSMSCIKVNIDVENNTISVWNNGKGIPVVEHKVEKVYVPALIFGQLLTSSNYDDDEKKVTGGRNGYGAKLCNIFSTKFTVETSCKESRKTFKQTWYDNMGRAGDANLKPFDGEEYTCITFRPDLAKFKMSILDKDTVALMTRRAYDIAGASKGVRVFFNGKRLPITGFRSYVDMYVKDKVDEIGNTLTVVHEIVNDRWEVCLTMSEKGFQQVSFVNSIATTKGGRHIDYVADQVVGKLIEVVKKKNKAGVAVKPFQVKNHMWLFVNCLIENPTFDSQTKENMTLQQKTFGSTCPLSDKFIKQATSCGIVESIMNWVKFKAQTQLNKKCSAVKHTKIKGVPKLDDANDAGGKNSIGCTLILTEGDSAKTLAVSGLGVVGRDRYGVFPLRGKMLNVREASLKQIMENAEINNIIKILGLQYKKNYSDPESLKSLRYGKIMIMTDQDQDGSHIKGLLINFIHHNWPSLLRHNFLEEFITPIIKASHKKTQLSFYSIPEFNAWKESQSNHTSWKIKYYKGLGTSTSQEAKEYFSDMQRHRIPFKYSGPEDDEAITLAFSKKKVEERKEWLTNFMINRRQRREHNLPEDYLYGQSTKSLSYNDFVNKELVLFSNSDNERSIPCLVDGLKPGQRKVLFCCFKRNDKREVKVAQLAGSVAEMSAYHHGEVSLMMTIVGLAQNFVGSNNLNLLQPLGQFGTRLHGGKDSASPRYIFTMLSPLARLVFPSVDDNLLKYNYDDNQRVEPEWYMPIIPTVLVNGAEGIGTGWASKIPNYDIREIVSNIHRMLNGDEPLPMFPNYKGFRGTIEHVMDNQYINSGEVAIIDSTTIEISELPVKCWTQAYKENVLEPMLNGTEKVPPLITDYKEYHTDTTVRFVVKMAAEKLREAEAAGLHKVFKLQSPLTCNSMVLFDHVGSLKKYESVQDILKDFFELRMKYYVLRKDWLVGMXGAESAKLTNQARFILEKIQGTLVIENKPKKELIRMLQQMGYDSDPVKAWKQAQEKNEEEMEDEEEEEGTEKEDTSGPDYNYLLSMPMWFLTKEKKEELCKQRDAKMTELNTLKKRSPADLWREDLAAFSEELANIEAKEKENATMPVKKGTGKGKAVKVKQETLPTPQGRRVVPRVTSTMKAEANRKADLKKGEGKRGRKIKNEDVVMKMEFGEDAENAEPCEEIGLAARLSKKTKTQAKEKAVSKTGKQSTLQFKPVAKKPKKNPWSDDESDDLSNGEMEAEEVVAPRERVERKTKAAVKYSMSDSENEFDDWGKKDAPKRKAVISDDDTSFAPEPSTMADSDVDSPTPPPKAPEPTKKKVAKSKSTVKQAETKSSSQSDDQVPASKATLQCKTKEVAPKKAAAARKPAASKKKASDVKQPSILDALSKTKPSSNMAAKKVPSFDSSDSEGEAKAPVTKAKPVLKRKQAVSDESDSSSDNLMSRLKAKTTACSKKTKKWVDDDSFQVSDQEAAAPVAVAPRDKPSRARKPVTYNLDSDEDF; this is translated from the exons ATGGCTGAACCACTGAAG CAGACCTACTTTGAAAACAAGCCGGTGGAAAAGACGAAGAAAGATCCGAAGCGGCTGTCAGTAGAGAGGATCTATCAGAAGAAGACGCAGTTGGAGCACATTTTGCTCAGACCGGACTCCTACATAGGCTCTGTAGAGCCTGTCACCCAA CAAATGTGGGTGTATGATGAGGATGTTGGACTGAACTGCCGTGATGTGACGTTTGTGCCCGGGCTTTACAAGATTTTTGATGAGATCCTTG TAAATGCAGCTGACAATAAGCAGAGGGACAAGAGCATGTCCTGCATCAAGGTCAACATTGATGT TGAAAACAATACCATCAGTGTATGGAATAATGGGAAGGGTATTCCTGTGGTGGAGCACAAGGTGGAGAAGGTCTATGTGCCTGCGCTCATCTTCGGACAGCTCCTCACCTCCAGTAACTACGATGATGACGAAAAGAAAGTCACTG GTGGACGCAATGGATATGGTGCTAAGCTTTGCAACATCTTTAGCACAAAGTTCACTGTGGAGACTTCCTGTAAAGAGTCAAGGAAGACCTTCAAGCAG ACTTGGTATGACAACATGGGCAGGGCAGGCGATGCTAACCTCAAACCCTTTGACGGAGAGGAATACACTTGCATCACCTTCAGGCCAGATCTGGCCAAGTTTAAAATGAGCATCCTGGACAAAGACACAGTGGCTTTGATGACCAGGAGGGCCTACGACATTGCTGGAGCCTCCAAGGGTGTCCGTGTGTTTTTTAATGGCAAGAGGCTGCCA ATTACAGGTTTCCGTAGCTATGTGGACATGTATGTGAAGGACAAGGTGGACGAGATTGGCAATACCCTCACAGTGGTTCATGAGATTGTCAATGACCGCTGGGAGGTCTGCCTCACCATGAGCGAGAAAGGTTTTCAGCAAGTCAGCTTTGTCAACAGTATTGCTACAACCAAG GGAGGGAGGCACATTGACTATGTGGCTGACCAGGTGGTTGGCAAGCTCATTGAAgtggtgaagaagaagaataaagcTGGGGTGGCCGTCAAGCCTTTCCAG GTGAAGAACCACATGTGGCTCTTTGTCAATTGCCTGATTGAGAACCCCACCTTTGACTCTCAGACCAAAGAGAACATGACACTGCAGCAGAAGACCTTTGGGTCCACTTGTCCTCTCAGTGACAAGTTCATTAAACAG GCCACATCCTGTGGGATTGTGGAAAGTATCATGAACTGGGTGAAGTTCAAGGCTCAGACCCAGCTCAACAAGAAATGCTCAgctgttaaacacacaaaaatcaaaGGGGTGCCTAAACTGGACGATGCCAATGATGCAG GTGGGAAGAACTCCATCGGCTGCACACTGATCCTTACTGAGGGAGACTCAGCCAAGACACTTGCTGTGTCTGGGCTGGGAGTGGTCGGCAGGGACCGCTATGGCGTCTTCCCTCTCAGAGGAAAAATGCTCAACGTCCGGGAGGCCTCACTCAAACAG ATTATGGAGAATGCTGAAATCAACAACATCATTAAGATCCTCGGTCTTCAGTACAAGAAGAACTACAGCGACCCAGAATCCCTCAAGAGTCTGCGTTATGGCAAGATCATGATcatgacagatcag GATCAAGATGGTTCCCACATTAAGGGCCTGCTAATCAACTTCATCCACCATAACTGGCCATCGCTGCTGCGCCACAACTTCCTGGAAGAGTTCATCACCCCCATCATCAAG GCATCTCACAAGAAAACTCAGCTGTCTTTCTACAGTATCCCTGAATTCAATGCATGGAAGGAAAGCCAGTCCAACCACACATCTTGGAAAATCAAATACTACAAAG GTTTGGGAACCAGCACATCGCAGGAAGCCAAGGAGTACTTCTCTGATATGCAGAGACACCGTATCCCATTCAAGTACTCTGGACCTGAAGACGATGAAGCTATCACCCTT GCCTTTAGCAAGAAGAAAGTGGAAGAGCGGAAAGAGTGGCTGACCAACTTCATGATCAACAGGCGCCAGCGCAGAGAGCACAACCTGCCTGAG GACTACCTGTATGGTCAGTCCACCAAGTCCCTCTCCTACAACGACTTTGTCAACAAGGAGCTGGTACTTTTCTCCAACTCTGACAACGAGAGGTCAATCCCCTGCCTGGTGGACG GTCTGAAACCAGGCCAGAGGAAAGTGCTGTTCTGTTGCTTCAAGAGGAATGACAAGCGGGAGGTGAAGGTGGCCCAGTTGGCTGGCTCAGTGGCTGAGATGTCAGCCTACCACCATGGAGAG gtCTCTCTGATGATGACCATTGTTGGTTTGGCCCAGAACTTTGTGGGAAGCAACAACTTGAACCTGTTGCAGCCTCTGGGTCAGTTTGGAACTAGGTTGCATGGTGGCAAGGACTCTGCCAGCCCTCGATACATCTTCACCATGCTCAG CCCTCTTGCCCGCCTTGTTTTCCCATCTGTGGATGACAACCTACTCAAGTACAACTATGACGACAACCAGCGTGTAGAGCCGGAGTGGTACATGCCCATCATCCCCACTGTGCTGGTGAACGGGGCCGAAGGTATCGGCACAGGCTGGGCCAGCAAGATCCCCAACTACGACATACGAGAGATCGTCAGCAACATCCACCGTATGCTCAATGGCGATGAGCCTCTGCCCATG TTTCCAAACTACAAAGGCTTCAGAGGCACAATTGAGCATGTGATGGACAACCAGTATATAAACAGTGGCGAGGTGGCCATCATTGATTCCACCACCATTGAGATCTCTGAATTGCCTGTCAAATGCTGGACACAG GCCTACAAGGAGAACGTTCTGGAGCCTATGTTGAATGGCACAGAGAAGGTCCCTCCTCTGATCACCGACTATAAGGAATACCACACCGACACCACTGTGCGCTTTGTGGTCAAGATGGCAGCAGAGAAGCTGAGGGAGGCGGAGGCTGCTGGACTCCACAAAGTCTTCAAACTTCAGAGTCCCCTCACCTGCAATTCTATG GTTTTGTTTGACCATGTGGGCAGCCTGAAGAAGTATGAATCTGTGCAGGATATTCTCAAGGACTTCTTTGAGTTGAGGATGAAGTACTATGTGCTGAGAAAGGACTGGTTGGTTGGCA CTGGGGCAGAGAGTGCTAAACTCACCAACCAGGCCCGCTTCATCCTGGAGAAAATCCAGGGTACCTTGGTCATCG AGAACAAGCCAAAGAAGGAACTGATTCGCATGCTGCAGCAGATGGGCTATGACTCTGATCCAGTAAAGGCTTGGAAACAGGCTCAAGAGAAG aatgaggaggagatggaggacgaagaggaggaggaaggaacaGAGAAGGAGGACACCAGTGGGCCAGACTACAACTACCTGCTGAGCATGCCCATGTGGTTCTTGaccaaagagaagaaagaggagctGTGCAAACAGAGGGATGCTAAG ATGACAGAGCTGAACACCCTGAAGAAGAGGTCTCCAGCAGACCTGTGGAGGGAAGACCTTGCTGCTTTCTCTGAGGAACTGGCG AACATTGAGgcaaaggaaaaggagaatgCCACCATGCCTGTTAAAAAGGGGACTGGAAAAGGCAAAGCAGTGAAGGTGAAGCAGGAGACTCTGCCCACGCCACAGGGTCGGCGTGTTGTCCCGCGCGTTACCAGCACCATGAAAGCTGAAGCTAACAGGAAGGCTGATCTTAAGAAAGGAGAAGGCAAGAGGGGCAGGAAAATCAAG AATGAAGATGTGGTGATGAAGATGGAGTTTGGAGAAGATGCGGAGAATGCAGAGCCATGTGAGGAGATTGGCTTGGCTGCACGACTgagcaaaaaaactaaaactcagGCAAAGGAAAAAG CAGTATCAAAGACCGGCAAGCAGAGCACTCTTCAGTTCAAGCCTGTTGCCAAGAAGCCCAAGAAGAATCCCTGGTCGGACGATGAGTCTGACGATCTGTCCAACGGTGAAATGGAGGCAGAGGAAGTGGTTGCCCCCAGGGAGCGGGTTGAACGCAAAACTAAAG CTGCGGTGAAGTACAGCATGTCCgacagtgaaaatgaatttgATGACTGGGGGAAGAAGGATGCTCCAAAACGGAAAGCTGTAATCAGTGATGATGATACCAGCTTTGCCCCAGAGCCCAGCACCATGGCTGACAGCGACGTGGACTCTCCAACCCCGCCTCCCAAAGCTCCAGAACCCAC GAAAAAGAAAGTGGCAAAGAGCAAATCAACAGTAAAACAAGCTGAAACCAAGTCAAGCT CTCAGTCGGATGATCAGGTTCCTGCATCTAAGGCTACTCTTCAATGTAAAACCAAAGAGGTTGCACCCAagaaagctgctgctgcaagGAAACCGGCTGCATCCAAGAAGAAGGCTTCAG ATGTGAAGCAGCCGTCCATCCTGGATGCTCTTTCTAAAACCAAACCTTcatccaacatggctgccaagAAGGTCCCTTCATTTGATTCCAGTGACTCCGAGGGTGAAGCTAAAGCTCCAGTTACAAAGGCGAAACCCGTTCTCAAGCGGAAACAGGCTGTCAGTGACGAATctgacagcagctcagacaACCTCATGTCACGCCTCAAGGCCAAAACAACTGCCTGCAGCAAG AAAACCAAGAAGTGGGTCGACGATGACAGCTTCCAGGTTTCAGACCAGGAAGCAGCAGCTCCTGTAGCTGTGGCACCACGAGACAAGCCCTCACGTGCCCGGAAACCTGTAACCTACAACCTGGACTCAGATGAAGacttttaa